A window of Silurus meridionalis isolate SWU-2019-XX chromosome 28, ASM1480568v1, whole genome shotgun sequence contains these coding sequences:
- the sorbs2a gene encoding sorbin and SH3 domain-containing protein 2 isoform X7, with product MTDGLRNGDASSSTLTAKGYRSVHPNLQDKSSPVPVPLPPPRRESYHMTPNPPPYSSIVPSGSYAIQSNSSYLYSETARTTSSEIAQDIVNANANSFISQLLERKVPLLKLANEGSTANTKDVSSDTNMYQPWANTNTVKVINPGSTDDIPPSPPPRTHSKSPATTHTASLSIRIAPKGSEYRSQSGLRAGFGSQSQDPAEPSPKVPPRPAGDEAGEMAINGSAHSQRSFSPPSQRPPPPIFSPGLEHLQQTRHSEGSESVQRESVSVGERSFSSVTPVARFSEEEKKVSVIKAPHYQGIGPVDESGLPLAIRTTVDRPKDWYKTMFKQIHTVHKPDDDYADTYGATYAVGNNENFDPVHAHPPPRTHTYRPLSRNSNEPGRAPPPRETSPVPPPPPPMPSLLQLRSRDLDREKELPHDPNEWSPPDRKVDTRRYRAEPRSIFEYEPGKSSILEHERPTSLYLSSSERPESTSSDYRKRRKSEPFVTQQSTGNEQNAGPASRLQPYKSNSLKKPAVRSSPSSPAKAKAGGTCESLSPSVSSPGMDPVSSHLSSDTLSLSTSTLRSSKQSISFKNGWQVCQKDSPETWSSVEDEEAGASSPHLKSRSCDNLLSDSSVGMNGNHSESIGSLLGDGGTRQPQAQAKSLNSSPRARRHHRRKMAHDTPGFLQLYKTMHHIDRAQLLPSEVICSVRARILELERQQQQQRKSLDSWAPLGQEVPQSMVPNRISEYEQMIQKSKSMPDLGEDNTQSGTTTPGSSRASSCPKRRFSVESLLEEEDPPERARSPPEGQPRPGPEDRSLVPVVRQNLHKQQDYSDSEQDACTSELSDFIQIEGSSFCSESDLDHCSLTSSESFCGSGHHHHHHHHHHHHGRRHHSSHHHHLHQSLGQSQGYHHRHLISSCKGRCPASYTRFTTMLKHERAQQESHTSITPPLAQQSPSLSKLAFLVSPVPFRKKRGSSPTQQHYSRSGHHKSKAAMYEALDAALQDIYDHLRAEKGLGAARLPDDSILRRLLQELLPEVPERSSSLRGRRGTCSPSSSHHYQPYHSASYQQPHHADASNNNQHTNASSNAHYYSDQGTDAGCITPQNRKPTPERERQSARAIYDFKAQSSKELSFKKGDAINIVRQIDSNWYEGEHRGRIGIFPISYVERVISNERKQPVRPPPPAQLREMGEAVARYNFNADTNVELSLRKGEKVILLRKVDKNWYEGRITGSNKQGIFPVSYVDLIKTSPSKSPGHRGDSYRVQKRMMQESQHGAGEPFQAVFNYVPRNEDELELREGDVVDVVEKCDDGWFVGTSRKSRQFGTFPGNYVKSL from the exons ATGACGGACGGATTGAGGAACGGTGACGCGAGCAGCTCCACTCTGACTGCTAAAGGCTACAGAAGCGTTCATCCCAACCTGCAGGACAAGAGCAGCCCTGTCCCG GTTCCGCTCCCACCCCCTCGGAGAGAGAGCTATCACATGACCCCAAACCCTCCACCTTACAGCTCCATCGTTCCCTCTGGATCTTACGCCATCCAATCCAACTCCTCGTACTTGTATTCTGAAACCGCTCGCACTACCAGCTCAGAGATCGCCCAAGATATtgttaatgctaatgctaacagcTTTATTAGCCAGCTCCTGGAGCGCAAGGTGCCGCTTCTGAAACTCGCTAATGAAGGATCCACTGCTAACACTAAAGATGTAAGCAGCGATACTAACATGTATCAACCGTGGGCTAATACTAACACAGTGAAGGTCATAAACCCTGGTTCGACCGATGATATTCCGCCATCCCCACCACCGCGTACACACTCCAAATCCCCTGCTACGACACACACAGCCTCTCTCTCCATTCGGATAGCTCCTAAGGGCTCAGAATACCGTTCCCAATCTGGACTTCGAGCTGGATTTGGATCCCAAAGCCAGGATCCTGCTGAGCCAAGCCCCAAAGTGCCACCCAGACCTGCAGGCGATGAGGCG GGTGAAATGGCGATTAATGGAAGTGCCCACTCACAGAGGTCATTTTCTCCTCCATCACAACGTCCTCCTCCACCCATCTTTAGTCCTGGACTCGAGCATTTACAGCAGACAAGACACTCAG aaGGTTCAGAGTCAGTACAGAGGGAGTCGGTGTCAGTAGGTGAGAGGTCGTTCAGCAGTGTGACTCCTGTGGCTCGTTTCtcagaggaggaaaagaaagttTCAGTGATCAAGGCACCTCATTATCAGGGCATCGGGCCAGTGGACGAGTCGGGCCTCCCCCTTGCTATCCGCACG aCTGTAGACAGGCCTAAGGACTGGTACAAGACCATGTTTAAACAAATCCATACGGTGCATAAACCAG ATGATGACTATGCAGACACATACGGTGCTACTTATGCTGTGGGGAATAACG AGAACTTCGACCCCGTCCACGCCCACCCACCGCCTCGGACACACACCTACCGGCCCCTGTCTCGCAACTCCAACGAGCCTGGCAGAGCTCCGCCCCCTCGAGAGACGAGTCCCGTACCACCGCCACCCCCACCCATGCCCTCGCTCCTGCAGCTACGCTCACGAGATCTCGATCGTGAGAAAGAGCTCCCGCACGATCC AAACGAATGGAGCCCCCCGGATCGTAAGGTGGACACGCGGCGGTATCGTGCGGAGCCGCGCAGCATCTTCGAGTACGAACCGGGCAAATCCTCCATCCTGGAGCACGAGCGACCG acgtctctctatctctcatcCTCCGAACGGCCTGAGAGCACCTCCAG TGACTACAGGAAGAGACGAAAATCGGAGCCGTTTGTCACTCAGCAGAGCACAGGAAATGAGCAGAATGCTGGTCCAGCCTCGAGACTTCAACCTTACAAATCCAACAGTTTGAAGAAGCCTGCTGTACGTTCCTCACCTTCCTCTCCAGCAAAAGCAAAAG CTGGAGGCACTTGtgagtctctctctccatcagtgAGCTCCCCAGGTATGGACCCAGTGTCCTCTCACCTCTCATCTGACACCCTCTCCTTGTCCACATCCACCCTGCGCAGTTCCAAACAATCTATCAGCTTTAAGAATGGTTGGCAGGTGTGCCAGAAGGACAGCCCTGAAACCTGGAGCAGTGTGGAAGATGAGGAAGCGGGAGCGTCCTCGCCTCATCTCAAGTCTCGCAGTTGTGATAACTTACTCTCAGACAGTAGCGTTGGAATGAACGGAAACCATTCAGAAAGCATCGGATCACTGCTTGGTGATGGTGGGACACGCCAACCACAGGCACAAGCAAAGAGTCTCAATTCGTCCCCCAGAGCACGTCGGCATCACCGGCGCAAAATGGCCCACGATACTCCAGGATTCCTTCAGCTTTACAAGACGATGCATCACATCGATCGGGCACAGCTTTTGCCCTCAGAAGTGATCTGTTCTGTCCGTGCCCGCATCCTGGAACTGGAGagacaacagcagcagcagaggaAAAGCCTGGATTCATGGGCACCATTAGGCCAGGAAGTACCACAGAGCATGGTGCCAAATCGGATCTCAGAGTATGAGCAGATGATCCAAAAGTCAAAATCCATGCCAGACCTGGGCGAAGATAACACTCAATCAGGCACCACCACGCCAGGGTCTTCTCGAGCCAGCAGTTGCCCCAAGCGTCGCTTCTCAGTTGAATCTCTTCTAGAGGAGGAGGACCCTCCAGAAAGGGCAAGAAGTCCCCCAGAAGGCCAACCACGGCCAGGTCCAGAAGATCGAAGCCTTGTTCCGGTTGTCAGACAGAACCTACACAAACAGCAAGACTACTCAGACAGTGAGCAGGATGCTTGCACCTCCGAATTGAGTGACTTTATTCAGATAGAAGGGTCTTCATTTTGTAGTGAGAGCGACTTAGACCACTGCTCACTAACGTCATCGGAGAGCTTCTGTGGTTCTggacatcatcaccaccatcaccaccaccaccatcaccatggACGCCGTCACCACAGcagccaccaccaccatctccaccaGAGTCTGGGTCAGAGTCAAGGTTACCACCACCGCCACCTCATCAGCTCTTGTAAGGGCCGTTGCCCGGCATCCTACACCCGCTTCACCACTATGCTTAAGCATGAGAGAGCACAGCAAGAGAGCCACACATCTATCACCCCTCCACTGGCTCAGCAATCACCCAGCCTTTCCAAGCTGGCCTTCCTGGTTAGCCCGGTGCCTTTCCGCAAGAAGCGGGGTTCCTCACCAACCCAGCAGCACTATAGTCGCTCGGGCCACCACAAATCAAAGGCAGCCATGTATGAGGCTTTAGACGCTGCCCTTCAAGACATTTATGACCACTTAAGGGCTGAGAAAGGGCTTGGAGCTGCTCGGTTGCCGGATGACAGCATTTTGCGTCGGCTCCTGCAGGAGTTGCTCCCAGAAGTTCCCGAAAGGAGCTCATCACTGCGGGGCCGGCGGGGGACTTGCTCCCCTTCCTCCTCCCACCACTACCAGCCTTACCACAGTGCCTCCTACCAGCAGCCGCACCACGCAGATGCCTCCAACAACAACCAGCACACTAATGCTAGCTCTAACGCACACTACTATTCAG ATCAGGGCACTGACGCTGGTTGCATCACACCTCAGAACAGAAAACCTACTCCGGAACGAGAG AGACAGTCTGCCAGGGCTATTTACGATTTTAAAGCTCAGTCCAGCAA AGAGCTCTCGTTTAAAAAGGGTGATGCAATCAACATCGTCAGGCAGATCGACAGCAACTGGTACGAGGGAGAGCACAGGGGGCGCATTGGGATTTTCCCTATCTCTTATGTCGAG AGGGTCATATCTAATGAGAGGAAGCAGCCGGTgcgtcctcctcctccagccCAGCTCAGGGAGATGGGCGAGGCTGTGGCTCGCTACAACTTCAACGCCGACACAAACGTGGAGCTTTCGCTCCGGAAG GGTGAGAAAGTGATCTTGCTAAGAAAAGTTGATAAGAACTGGTATGAAGGCAGAATCACAGGCTCCAATAAGCAGGGGATTTTCCCTGTCTCCTACGTTGATCTCATCAAGACCTCCCCTTCTAAAAGTCCTGGTCACCGTGGAGACTCCTACAGGGTGCAAAAG AGGATGATGCAGGAATCCCAGCACGGAGCAGGAGAGCC GTTCCAGGCCGTATTTAACTATGTGCCCCGGAACGAGGACGAGCTGGAGCTGCGAGAGGGGGACGTGGTGGATGTGGTGGAGAAGTGCGATGACGGCTGGTTCGTAG GAACGTCTCGTAAGAGCCGGCAGTTCGGAACCTTCCCAGGAAACTACGTTAAGAGTCTTTAA
- the sorbs2a gene encoding sorbin and SH3 domain-containing protein 2 isoform X6, producing MTDGLRNGDASSSTLTAKGYRSVHPNLQDKSSPVPVPLPPPRRESYHMTPNPPPYSSIVPSGSYAIQSNSSYLYSETARTTSSEIAQDIVNANANSFISQLLERKVPLLKLANEGSTANTKDVSSDTNMYQPWANTNTVKVINPGSTDDIPPSPPPRTHSKSPATTHTASLSIRIAPKGSEYRSQSGLRAGFGSQSQDPAEPSPKVPPRPAGDEAGEMAINGSAHSQRSFSPPSQRPPPPIFSPGLEHLQQTRHSEGSESVQRESVSVGERSFSSVTPVARFSEEEKKVSVIKAPHYQGIGPVDESGLPLAIRTTVDRPKDWYKTMFKQIHTVHKPDDDYADTYGATYAVGNNENFDPVHAHPPPRTHTYRPLSRNSNEPGRAPPPRETSPVPPPPPPMPSLLQLRSRDLDREKELPHDPNEWSPPDRKVDTRRYRAEPRSIFEYEPGKSSILEHERPTSLYLSSSERPESTSSSDYRKRRKSEPFVTQQSTGNEQNAGPASRLQPYKSNSLKKPAVRSSPSSPAKAKAGGTCESLSPSVSSPGMDPVSSHLSSDTLSLSTSTLRSSKQSISFKNGWQVCQKDSPETWSSVEDEEAGASSPHLKSRSCDNLLSDSSVGMNGNHSESIGSLLGDGGTRQPQAQAKSLNSSPRARRHHRRKMAHDTPGFLQLYKTMHHIDRAQLLPSEVICSVRARILELERQQQQQRKSLDSWAPLGQEVPQSMVPNRISEYEQMIQKSKSMPDLGEDNTQSGTTTPGSSRASSCPKRRFSVESLLEEEDPPERARSPPEGQPRPGPEDRSLVPVVRQNLHKQQDYSDSEQDACTSELSDFIQIEGSSFCSESDLDHCSLTSSESFCGSGHHHHHHHHHHHHGRRHHSSHHHHLHQSLGQSQGYHHRHLISSCKGRCPASYTRFTTMLKHERAQQESHTSITPPLAQQSPSLSKLAFLVSPVPFRKKRGSSPTQQHYSRSGHHKSKAAMYEALDAALQDIYDHLRAEKGLGAARLPDDSILRRLLQELLPEVPERSSSLRGRRGTCSPSSSHHYQPYHSASYQQPHHADASNNNQHTNASSNAHYYSDQGTDAGCITPQNRKPTPERERQSARAIYDFKAQSSKELSFKKGDAINIVRQIDSNWYEGEHRGRIGIFPISYVERVISNERKQPVRPPPPAQLREMGEAVARYNFNADTNVELSLRKGEKVILLRKVDKNWYEGRITGSNKQGIFPVSYVDLIKTSPSKSPGHRGDSYRVQKRMMQESQHGAGEPFQAVFNYVPRNEDELELREGDVVDVVEKCDDGWFVGTSRKSRQFGTFPGNYVKSL from the exons ATGACGGACGGATTGAGGAACGGTGACGCGAGCAGCTCCACTCTGACTGCTAAAGGCTACAGAAGCGTTCATCCCAACCTGCAGGACAAGAGCAGCCCTGTCCCG GTTCCGCTCCCACCCCCTCGGAGAGAGAGCTATCACATGACCCCAAACCCTCCACCTTACAGCTCCATCGTTCCCTCTGGATCTTACGCCATCCAATCCAACTCCTCGTACTTGTATTCTGAAACCGCTCGCACTACCAGCTCAGAGATCGCCCAAGATATtgttaatgctaatgctaacagcTTTATTAGCCAGCTCCTGGAGCGCAAGGTGCCGCTTCTGAAACTCGCTAATGAAGGATCCACTGCTAACACTAAAGATGTAAGCAGCGATACTAACATGTATCAACCGTGGGCTAATACTAACACAGTGAAGGTCATAAACCCTGGTTCGACCGATGATATTCCGCCATCCCCACCACCGCGTACACACTCCAAATCCCCTGCTACGACACACACAGCCTCTCTCTCCATTCGGATAGCTCCTAAGGGCTCAGAATACCGTTCCCAATCTGGACTTCGAGCTGGATTTGGATCCCAAAGCCAGGATCCTGCTGAGCCAAGCCCCAAAGTGCCACCCAGACCTGCAGGCGATGAGGCG GGTGAAATGGCGATTAATGGAAGTGCCCACTCACAGAGGTCATTTTCTCCTCCATCACAACGTCCTCCTCCACCCATCTTTAGTCCTGGACTCGAGCATTTACAGCAGACAAGACACTCAG aaGGTTCAGAGTCAGTACAGAGGGAGTCGGTGTCAGTAGGTGAGAGGTCGTTCAGCAGTGTGACTCCTGTGGCTCGTTTCtcagaggaggaaaagaaagttTCAGTGATCAAGGCACCTCATTATCAGGGCATCGGGCCAGTGGACGAGTCGGGCCTCCCCCTTGCTATCCGCACG aCTGTAGACAGGCCTAAGGACTGGTACAAGACCATGTTTAAACAAATCCATACGGTGCATAAACCAG ATGATGACTATGCAGACACATACGGTGCTACTTATGCTGTGGGGAATAACG AGAACTTCGACCCCGTCCACGCCCACCCACCGCCTCGGACACACACCTACCGGCCCCTGTCTCGCAACTCCAACGAGCCTGGCAGAGCTCCGCCCCCTCGAGAGACGAGTCCCGTACCACCGCCACCCCCACCCATGCCCTCGCTCCTGCAGCTACGCTCACGAGATCTCGATCGTGAGAAAGAGCTCCCGCACGATCC AAACGAATGGAGCCCCCCGGATCGTAAGGTGGACACGCGGCGGTATCGTGCGGAGCCGCGCAGCATCTTCGAGTACGAACCGGGCAAATCCTCCATCCTGGAGCACGAGCGACCG acgtctctctatctctcatcCTCCGAACGGCCTGAGAGCACCTCCAG CAGTGACTACAGGAAGAGACGAAAATCGGAGCCGTTTGTCACTCAGCAGAGCACAGGAAATGAGCAGAATGCTGGTCCAGCCTCGAGACTTCAACCTTACAAATCCAACAGTTTGAAGAAGCCTGCTGTACGTTCCTCACCTTCCTCTCCAGCAAAAGCAAAAG CTGGAGGCACTTGtgagtctctctctccatcagtgAGCTCCCCAGGTATGGACCCAGTGTCCTCTCACCTCTCATCTGACACCCTCTCCTTGTCCACATCCACCCTGCGCAGTTCCAAACAATCTATCAGCTTTAAGAATGGTTGGCAGGTGTGCCAGAAGGACAGCCCTGAAACCTGGAGCAGTGTGGAAGATGAGGAAGCGGGAGCGTCCTCGCCTCATCTCAAGTCTCGCAGTTGTGATAACTTACTCTCAGACAGTAGCGTTGGAATGAACGGAAACCATTCAGAAAGCATCGGATCACTGCTTGGTGATGGTGGGACACGCCAACCACAGGCACAAGCAAAGAGTCTCAATTCGTCCCCCAGAGCACGTCGGCATCACCGGCGCAAAATGGCCCACGATACTCCAGGATTCCTTCAGCTTTACAAGACGATGCATCACATCGATCGGGCACAGCTTTTGCCCTCAGAAGTGATCTGTTCTGTCCGTGCCCGCATCCTGGAACTGGAGagacaacagcagcagcagaggaAAAGCCTGGATTCATGGGCACCATTAGGCCAGGAAGTACCACAGAGCATGGTGCCAAATCGGATCTCAGAGTATGAGCAGATGATCCAAAAGTCAAAATCCATGCCAGACCTGGGCGAAGATAACACTCAATCAGGCACCACCACGCCAGGGTCTTCTCGAGCCAGCAGTTGCCCCAAGCGTCGCTTCTCAGTTGAATCTCTTCTAGAGGAGGAGGACCCTCCAGAAAGGGCAAGAAGTCCCCCAGAAGGCCAACCACGGCCAGGTCCAGAAGATCGAAGCCTTGTTCCGGTTGTCAGACAGAACCTACACAAACAGCAAGACTACTCAGACAGTGAGCAGGATGCTTGCACCTCCGAATTGAGTGACTTTATTCAGATAGAAGGGTCTTCATTTTGTAGTGAGAGCGACTTAGACCACTGCTCACTAACGTCATCGGAGAGCTTCTGTGGTTCTggacatcatcaccaccatcaccaccaccaccatcaccatggACGCCGTCACCACAGcagccaccaccaccatctccaccaGAGTCTGGGTCAGAGTCAAGGTTACCACCACCGCCACCTCATCAGCTCTTGTAAGGGCCGTTGCCCGGCATCCTACACCCGCTTCACCACTATGCTTAAGCATGAGAGAGCACAGCAAGAGAGCCACACATCTATCACCCCTCCACTGGCTCAGCAATCACCCAGCCTTTCCAAGCTGGCCTTCCTGGTTAGCCCGGTGCCTTTCCGCAAGAAGCGGGGTTCCTCACCAACCCAGCAGCACTATAGTCGCTCGGGCCACCACAAATCAAAGGCAGCCATGTATGAGGCTTTAGACGCTGCCCTTCAAGACATTTATGACCACTTAAGGGCTGAGAAAGGGCTTGGAGCTGCTCGGTTGCCGGATGACAGCATTTTGCGTCGGCTCCTGCAGGAGTTGCTCCCAGAAGTTCCCGAAAGGAGCTCATCACTGCGGGGCCGGCGGGGGACTTGCTCCCCTTCCTCCTCCCACCACTACCAGCCTTACCACAGTGCCTCCTACCAGCAGCCGCACCACGCAGATGCCTCCAACAACAACCAGCACACTAATGCTAGCTCTAACGCACACTACTATTCAG ATCAGGGCACTGACGCTGGTTGCATCACACCTCAGAACAGAAAACCTACTCCGGAACGAGAG AGACAGTCTGCCAGGGCTATTTACGATTTTAAAGCTCAGTCCAGCAA AGAGCTCTCGTTTAAAAAGGGTGATGCAATCAACATCGTCAGGCAGATCGACAGCAACTGGTACGAGGGAGAGCACAGGGGGCGCATTGGGATTTTCCCTATCTCTTATGTCGAG AGGGTCATATCTAATGAGAGGAAGCAGCCGGTgcgtcctcctcctccagccCAGCTCAGGGAGATGGGCGAGGCTGTGGCTCGCTACAACTTCAACGCCGACACAAACGTGGAGCTTTCGCTCCGGAAG GGTGAGAAAGTGATCTTGCTAAGAAAAGTTGATAAGAACTGGTATGAAGGCAGAATCACAGGCTCCAATAAGCAGGGGATTTTCCCTGTCTCCTACGTTGATCTCATCAAGACCTCCCCTTCTAAAAGTCCTGGTCACCGTGGAGACTCCTACAGGGTGCAAAAG AGGATGATGCAGGAATCCCAGCACGGAGCAGGAGAGCC GTTCCAGGCCGTATTTAACTATGTGCCCCGGAACGAGGACGAGCTGGAGCTGCGAGAGGGGGACGTGGTGGATGTGGTGGAGAAGTGCGATGACGGCTGGTTCGTAG GAACGTCTCGTAAGAGCCGGCAGTTCGGAACCTTCCCAGGAAACTACGTTAAGAGTCTTTAA
- the sorbs2a gene encoding sorbin and SH3 domain-containing protein 2 isoform X11, which produces MTDGLRNGDASSSTLTAKGYRSVHPNLQDKSSPVPVPLPPPRRESYHMTPNPPPYSSIVPSGSYAIQSNSSYLYSETARTTSSEIAQDIVNANANSFISQLLERKVPLLKLANEGSTANTKDVSSDTNMYQPWANTNTVKVINPGSTDDIPPSPPPRTHSKSPATTHTASLSIRIAPKGSEYRSQSGLRAGFGSQSQDPAEPSPKVPPRPAGDEAGEMAINGSAHSQRSFSPPSQRPPPPIFSPGLEHLQQTRHSEGSESVQRESVSVGERSFSSVTPVARFSEEEKKVSVIKAPHYQGIGPVDESGLPLAIRTTVDRPKDWYKTMFKQIHTVHKPDDDYADTYGATYAVGNNENFDPVHAHPPPRTHTYRPLSRNSNEPGRAPPPRETSPVPPPPPPMPSLLQLRSRDLDREKELPHDPNEWSPPDRKVDTRRYRAEPRSIFEYEPGKSSILEHERPGFALEADEIDLENEPWFKFFSELEFGRPPPKKRLDYTPDCSTHPSTQTSLYLSSSERPESTSSDYRKRRKSEPFVTQQSTGNEQNAGPASRLQPYKSNSLKKPAVRSSPSSPAKAKDQGTDAGCITPQNRKPTPERERQSARAIYDFKAQSSKELSFKKGDAINIVRQIDSNWYEGEHRGRIGIFPISYVERVISNERKQPVRPPPPAQLREMGEAVARYNFNADTNVELSLRKGEKVILLRKVDKNWYEGRITGSNKQGIFPVSYVDLIKTSPSKSPGHRGDSYRVQKRMMQESQHGAGEPFQAVFNYVPRNEDELELREGDVVDVVEKCDDGWFVGTSRKSRQFGTFPGNYVKSL; this is translated from the exons ATGACGGACGGATTGAGGAACGGTGACGCGAGCAGCTCCACTCTGACTGCTAAAGGCTACAGAAGCGTTCATCCCAACCTGCAGGACAAGAGCAGCCCTGTCCCG GTTCCGCTCCCACCCCCTCGGAGAGAGAGCTATCACATGACCCCAAACCCTCCACCTTACAGCTCCATCGTTCCCTCTGGATCTTACGCCATCCAATCCAACTCCTCGTACTTGTATTCTGAAACCGCTCGCACTACCAGCTCAGAGATCGCCCAAGATATtgttaatgctaatgctaacagcTTTATTAGCCAGCTCCTGGAGCGCAAGGTGCCGCTTCTGAAACTCGCTAATGAAGGATCCACTGCTAACACTAAAGATGTAAGCAGCGATACTAACATGTATCAACCGTGGGCTAATACTAACACAGTGAAGGTCATAAACCCTGGTTCGACCGATGATATTCCGCCATCCCCACCACCGCGTACACACTCCAAATCCCCTGCTACGACACACACAGCCTCTCTCTCCATTCGGATAGCTCCTAAGGGCTCAGAATACCGTTCCCAATCTGGACTTCGAGCTGGATTTGGATCCCAAAGCCAGGATCCTGCTGAGCCAAGCCCCAAAGTGCCACCCAGACCTGCAGGCGATGAGGCG GGTGAAATGGCGATTAATGGAAGTGCCCACTCACAGAGGTCATTTTCTCCTCCATCACAACGTCCTCCTCCACCCATCTTTAGTCCTGGACTCGAGCATTTACAGCAGACAAGACACTCAG aaGGTTCAGAGTCAGTACAGAGGGAGTCGGTGTCAGTAGGTGAGAGGTCGTTCAGCAGTGTGACTCCTGTGGCTCGTTTCtcagaggaggaaaagaaagttTCAGTGATCAAGGCACCTCATTATCAGGGCATCGGGCCAGTGGACGAGTCGGGCCTCCCCCTTGCTATCCGCACG aCTGTAGACAGGCCTAAGGACTGGTACAAGACCATGTTTAAACAAATCCATACGGTGCATAAACCAG ATGATGACTATGCAGACACATACGGTGCTACTTATGCTGTGGGGAATAACG AGAACTTCGACCCCGTCCACGCCCACCCACCGCCTCGGACACACACCTACCGGCCCCTGTCTCGCAACTCCAACGAGCCTGGCAGAGCTCCGCCCCCTCGAGAGACGAGTCCCGTACCACCGCCACCCCCACCCATGCCCTCGCTCCTGCAGCTACGCTCACGAGATCTCGATCGTGAGAAAGAGCTCCCGCACGATCC AAACGAATGGAGCCCCCCGGATCGTAAGGTGGACACGCGGCGGTATCGTGCGGAGCCGCGCAGCATCTTCGAGTACGAACCGGGCAAATCCTCCATCCTGGAGCACGAGCGACCG GGTTTTGCGTTAGAAGCAGATGAGATAGATTTAGAGAACGAGCCGTGGTTTAAGTTCTTTTCAGAGCTGGAGTTCGGCCGGCCG CCTCCCAAAAAGAGGCTGGATTACACGCCTGACTGCTCCACCCACCCCAGCACACAG acgtctctctatctctcatcCTCCGAACGGCCTGAGAGCACCTCCAG TGACTACAGGAAGAGACGAAAATCGGAGCCGTTTGTCACTCAGCAGAGCACAGGAAATGAGCAGAATGCTGGTCCAGCCTCGAGACTTCAACCTTACAAATCCAACAGTTTGAAGAAGCCTGCTGTACGTTCCTCACCTTCCTCTCCAGCAAAAGCAAAAG ATCAGGGCACTGACGCTGGTTGCATCACACCTCAGAACAGAAAACCTACTCCGGAACGAGAG AGACAGTCTGCCAGGGCTATTTACGATTTTAAAGCTCAGTCCAGCAA AGAGCTCTCGTTTAAAAAGGGTGATGCAATCAACATCGTCAGGCAGATCGACAGCAACTGGTACGAGGGAGAGCACAGGGGGCGCATTGGGATTTTCCCTATCTCTTATGTCGAG AGGGTCATATCTAATGAGAGGAAGCAGCCGGTgcgtcctcctcctccagccCAGCTCAGGGAGATGGGCGAGGCTGTGGCTCGCTACAACTTCAACGCCGACACAAACGTGGAGCTTTCGCTCCGGAAG GGTGAGAAAGTGATCTTGCTAAGAAAAGTTGATAAGAACTGGTATGAAGGCAGAATCACAGGCTCCAATAAGCAGGGGATTTTCCCTGTCTCCTACGTTGATCTCATCAAGACCTCCCCTTCTAAAAGTCCTGGTCACCGTGGAGACTCCTACAGGGTGCAAAAG AGGATGATGCAGGAATCCCAGCACGGAGCAGGAGAGCC GTTCCAGGCCGTATTTAACTATGTGCCCCGGAACGAGGACGAGCTGGAGCTGCGAGAGGGGGACGTGGTGGATGTGGTGGAGAAGTGCGATGACGGCTGGTTCGTAG GAACGTCTCGTAAGAGCCGGCAGTTCGGAACCTTCCCAGGAAACTACGTTAAGAGTCTTTAA